In Vibrio tritonius, the following are encoded in one genomic region:
- a CDS encoding glycosyltransferase yields the protein MIMLINTLCKGGAERVVTDLFNRFHNEGYPCDLVTLESVKDNPYTLSKNNIHTLSNSSTNRGIINFIKLPILAFRLSKLIKNNNVNVVQSHLYRANYVNILAKILFRSKHKAQIFNHSITSRFYNEGLSGKINLFLVKLLYKFADEIYGVSSRVNIDINEVLPYTVNEMTKVISNPVSIKKAEMLGIVEPTKFIFSSNLKYICVVGRLIKIKRFNDVVSSMRFLPDNVNLIIIGDGPEHESIKNLASNLGLLDRVHFVGWVNNPYSFISRCLCLVCSSESESFGNVIIESYACGVPVISSRCGGPEEIIDDEFGLLFDIGNVKQLSDNIKIYLNNEEVRLEHINSSKDKISKYDEDVVFDEYKKALFR from the coding sequence GTGATAATGCTTATTAATACCCTTTGTAAAGGAGGGGCAGAGAGAGTCGTTACTGATTTGTTTAACCGATTTCACAACGAAGGGTATCCCTGTGACTTAGTCACATTGGAGAGTGTAAAAGATAATCCGTACACTTTATCCAAGAATAACATTCATACTTTATCAAATTCCAGTACTAATCGAGGAATCATTAACTTCATCAAATTACCTATACTTGCATTTAGGTTAAGCAAATTAATAAAAAATAATAATGTTAACGTTGTACAAAGTCACTTATATAGAGCTAATTATGTTAATATCCTAGCAAAAATACTATTTAGAAGTAAACATAAAGCCCAAATATTCAATCATTCAATAACTAGTCGATTTTATAATGAAGGCTTGTCTGGTAAGATTAATTTGTTTTTGGTTAAGTTGCTTTATAAGTTTGCTGATGAAATTTATGGAGTATCAAGTAGAGTTAATATAGATATTAATGAGGTGTTACCATATACTGTGAACGAAATGACAAAAGTTATTTCTAATCCTGTAAGTATAAAAAAAGCAGAAATGTTAGGTATTGTTGAACCTACAAAATTTATATTTTCATCAAATTTGAAGTATATTTGCGTTGTTGGGAGGCTAATTAAGATTAAACGATTCAATGATGTAGTTTCTTCAATGAGATTTCTCCCAGATAATGTTAATCTAATTATCATTGGCGATGGACCAGAACATGAATCGATTAAAAATTTAGCCTCAAACTTGGGGCTGTTAGATAGAGTTCATTTTGTTGGTTGGGTAAATAATCCATACTCATTTATTTCTAGATGCCTTTGCCTAGTATGCTCATCAGAAAGCGAAAGTTTTGGGAATGTTATAATAGAAAGCTATGCGTGTGGAGTTCCCGTAATATCTAGTAGGTGTGGTGGTCCTGAAGAAATTATAGATGATGAATTTGGCTTGCTATTTGATATTGGTAATGTAAAGCAGTTATCAGATAATATTAAAATTTATTTGAATAACGAAGAAGTGCGATTAGAGCACATTAACTCGTCAAAAGATAAAATCTCTAAATATGATGAGGATGTAGTTTTTGATGAGTATAAAAAAGCACTTTTTAGGTAG
- a CDS encoding alpha-1,2-fucosyltransferase has product MIISRINGGLGNQMFQYAIARSIAMHHSVDFKLDISSFEKNKQFGFRLNKLNAKIDIAKKEEIEKYKGSESKISKIIRRFPLLSDVIYPKLYREKERTVYDIDVFNSSSLYLDGYWQNEKYFNKIKNELYEEFMPKGNLDEKIIEYEREIRQCTAVSIHVRRGDYLNIPDIGVLDLNYYMSSVEYILSLFDNVKFFIFSNDISWCENNFNFIKNKVFISGSSSEIDDLYLMSLCDHNIIANSSFSWWGGWLNKNEDKVVISPKNWMKVNPKDHKWVPDTWLQFPN; this is encoded by the coding sequence ATGATAATTTCTAGAATAAATGGAGGCTTAGGAAACCAGATGTTTCAATATGCTATCGCAAGAAGTATTGCGATGCATCATTCCGTCGATTTTAAATTAGACATATCTTCATTTGAAAAAAATAAACAATTTGGATTTCGACTTAACAAGTTAAATGCAAAAATAGATATTGCAAAAAAAGAAGAAATTGAAAAGTATAAGGGAAGCGAGTCTAAAATATCTAAAATAATTAGAAGGTTTCCTTTATTAAGTGATGTTATATATCCTAAATTATATAGAGAAAAAGAAAGAACAGTATATGACATCGATGTCTTTAATAGTTCCAGTTTGTATTTGGATGGTTATTGGCAGAATGAAAAGTATTTTAATAAAATAAAAAATGAATTATACGAAGAGTTCATGCCCAAAGGTAATTTAGATGAAAAAATCATCGAATATGAAAGAGAAATAAGACAATGCACCGCGGTCAGTATTCATGTTAGGCGAGGAGATTATTTAAATATCCCAGATATTGGCGTTCTCGATTTGAATTATTACATGTCATCTGTTGAATATATATTGAGCCTTTTTGATAATGTAAAGTTTTTCATATTTTCCAATGATATTTCTTGGTGTGAAAATAATTTTAATTTTATAAAAAACAAGGTTTTTATATCGGGTTCGTCCAGTGAGATTGACGATTTGTATCTGATGAGTTTATGTGATCATAACATAATTGCGAATAGCTCTTTCAGTTGGTGGGGAGGGTGGTTGAATAAAAATGAAGATAAGGTAGTAATTTCACCTAAAAATTGGATGAAAGTAAATCCTAAGGATCATAAATGGGTTCCAGATACATGGTTGCAATTTCCAAATTAA
- a CDS encoding UDP-glucose 4-epimerase family protein → MVNIFITGITGFVGSAVAKEAMARGIHVKGQASRPTNLLSCNVTSLYIDRKTDWSDCFSNIDCVVHCAARVHQMDDDSASPLDQYREVNTLGTLNLARQAAASGVKRFVFISSIKVNGEYTSANQPFIEEVTYPPVDPYGLSKFEAEEQLMKLAKETDMEVVIIRPPLIYGPGVKANFLSMMNWVYKKLPLPLGRIHNRRSLVFVDNLVDLILTTLSHPLAANQTFLVSDGHDVSVTQLLQTIAHDMNVRSTLLPIPQSILYISLSLLGKKNVAQKLVGSLQIDISKTKERLGWTPKYSFTVGVHRTVTDYLVKQESK, encoded by the coding sequence ATGGTGAACATCTTTATAACAGGTATCACCGGGTTTGTTGGAAGTGCTGTTGCAAAAGAAGCTATGGCCCGGGGGATTCATGTTAAAGGGCAAGCCTCCCGACCAACCAATTTATTATCATGTAATGTAACGTCTCTTTACATAGATCGTAAAACAGATTGGTCAGATTGTTTTAGCAACATTGATTGCGTTGTACACTGTGCTGCTAGAGTGCATCAAATGGATGACGATAGTGCTTCACCGCTTGACCAATATCGAGAAGTGAACACGCTTGGTACTCTTAATTTGGCAAGACAAGCTGCTGCGAGTGGTGTAAAGCGTTTTGTGTTTATCAGTTCTATAAAAGTAAATGGTGAATATACATCTGCAAATCAGCCCTTCATTGAAGAGGTTACCTATCCTCCCGTCGACCCATATGGGCTGAGCAAATTTGAGGCTGAAGAACAATTAATGAAGCTGGCTAAAGAAACTGATATGGAAGTTGTAATTATAAGACCTCCGCTAATTTATGGACCTGGTGTAAAAGCCAACTTTTTATCCATGATGAATTGGGTATATAAAAAACTACCATTACCGCTAGGTCGTATCCATAATCGACGAAGTCTTGTGTTTGTCGATAATCTTGTTGATCTAATATTGACAACGTTAAGCCACCCATTGGCAGCAAACCAAACTTTCTTAGTCTCTGATGGCCATGATGTTTCTGTAACACAGTTGCTGCAAACTATCGCTCATGATATGAACGTTCGTTCTACATTGCTTCCAATTCCTCAGTCAATACTTTACATATCATTGAGCTTGTTAGGAAAAAAGAATGTTGCGCAAAAACTGGTTGGCTCTTTACAAATAGATATTTCGAAAACCAAAGAACGCTTGGGCTGGACACCTAAATATTCTTT
- a CDS encoding glycosyltransferase family 2 protein, with protein MNKNELLVSVIMPVFNSESHLSEAIESILSQNFKQFELIIVNDGSTDNSLRIIQSFVDRDSRIILINQSNLGLPIALNNAIGVSKGKYIVRMDADDISLPGRLEKQVGFMECNKEVDICGCWAQLIDDHGNKLSRTMKHPEDDYFLKAKLIFSVCFIHPSVIMRKSSLDNYNLRYNTSYRFSQDYELWSKASEYLTFSNIQECLLMYRINSEGITKKMANNKNDIKMEMIKSIQYSMLEKYGIHLNTELYHIHYNISVNDRMINSDINHECLNSYMDEVINQVGCDKEKLIKRVLFKKYIIYMYFSFRKDKLNFLKLFKYKNSYLSLLYYLRGLI; from the coding sequence ATGAATAAAAATGAACTTTTAGTTTCTGTGATAATGCCTGTATTTAATTCAGAATCTCATTTGTCTGAAGCAATAGAAAGTATACTAAGCCAAAACTTCAAACAATTTGAACTAATAATTGTAAATGATGGTTCTACAGATAACAGTTTACGCATTATACAATCTTTCGTTGATCGTGATAGTAGAATTATTCTCATTAATCAGAGTAATTTAGGACTACCTATAGCATTAAACAATGCTATAGGGGTTTCTAAAGGGAAATATATTGTAAGAATGGATGCAGATGACATCTCTTTACCTGGGCGACTTGAAAAGCAGGTTGGTTTTATGGAGTGTAATAAGGAAGTTGACATTTGTGGTTGTTGGGCTCAACTTATTGACGATCATGGAAATAAGTTATCTAGGACCATGAAACATCCAGAAGATGATTATTTTCTTAAAGCTAAGCTTATTTTTTCTGTTTGTTTTATTCACCCGTCAGTAATAATGAGGAAGTCATCTTTAGATAATTATAACTTACGATATAATACAAGCTATAGATTCAGTCAAGATTATGAACTATGGTCTAAGGCTAGTGAATACCTGACTTTTTCTAATATCCAAGAGTGCTTATTAATGTATAGGATTAATAGTGAAGGGATTACGAAAAAAATGGCTAACAATAAAAATGATATAAAAATGGAGATGATTAAATCTATACAATATTCTATGTTGGAAAAATATGGCATTCACCTTAATACTGAGCTTTACCATATTCACTATAACATATCAGTAAATGACAGAATGATTAATAGTGATATTAATCATGAGTGCCTTAATAGTTATATGGATGAAGTAATAAATCAGGTTGGGTGCGATAAAGAAAAATTAATAAAAAGGGTATTATTTAAAAAATATATTATTTATATGTATTTTTCTTTTAGGAAAGATAAGTTAAATTTTTTAAAATTATTTAAATATAAAAATAGTTATTTATCATTGCTATACTATTTGCGTGGTTTAATATGA
- a CDS encoding glycosyltransferase family 4 protein — MSIKKHFLGRDFMSLKKILIVVNVDWFFVSHRLPIALKAIEMGYEVHLAAKDTGRFGELKNLGIITHNVNFGRGKISLLNEIYTLFSLLSLLRLIRPNLVHAVTIKPVLYAGIIKKLFMSNMPFIAAISGLGISFSSDKKGIVPYIVKALYRLALSSNTTKVIFQNQDDRETVLSLCPKIIGNDYLIRGSGVDLNEYSCVDESKENIVVMASRLLVDKGLYQFHAAAKIVKQRLPRARFILAGTPDEGSLNSISLDTLEKWKSEGIVEPIGFCSDMSQLLQMSNLVVFPSFYGEGVPKILIEAAASGRAVITTDNPGCKDAIIHGETGLLVPKKDSEALADAIINLLDDDAKRIEMGMKAREFAKREFDIKEVINKHIDIYQSF, encoded by the coding sequence ATGAGTATAAAAAAGCACTTTTTAGGTAGAGATTTTATGAGTTTAAAAAAAATACTTATAGTTGTTAACGTCGATTGGTTTTTTGTGTCACATCGATTACCAATTGCTTTAAAAGCCATAGAAATGGGCTATGAAGTCCACTTAGCTGCAAAGGATACCGGTCGATTTGGTGAATTAAAAAACCTTGGGATTATAACACATAACGTAAATTTTGGTCGTGGTAAAATTAGTTTACTTAACGAGATATACACCTTGTTTTCTTTACTTAGTCTTTTGAGATTAATACGTCCTAATTTAGTTCATGCAGTCACTATCAAGCCGGTACTTTATGCAGGTATTATTAAGAAATTGTTTATGAGTAATATGCCATTTATTGCAGCCATATCCGGTTTAGGTATAAGTTTTTCTAGTGACAAGAAAGGAATAGTTCCTTATATAGTTAAAGCTCTTTATAGGTTAGCTTTAAGTTCTAATACGACAAAAGTTATTTTTCAAAACCAAGATGACAGGGAAACGGTTTTGTCACTCTGTCCAAAGATTATTGGAAATGATTATCTTATTAGAGGTTCTGGGGTTGATCTGAATGAGTATAGTTGTGTCGACGAATCTAAAGAAAATATAGTAGTAATGGCTTCAAGATTGCTAGTTGATAAAGGCTTGTATCAATTCCATGCTGCAGCAAAAATAGTGAAGCAACGCTTGCCAAGGGCTAGGTTTATTTTGGCTGGAACTCCAGATGAGGGTAGTTTAAATAGTATTTCATTAGACACATTAGAAAAATGGAAGAGTGAAGGCATTGTTGAGCCTATTGGTTTCTGTTCTGATATGTCTCAGTTACTTCAAATGTCAAATCTAGTTGTGTTTCCATCTTTCTATGGTGAGGGAGTACCTAAGATCTTAATCGAAGCTGCTGCTAGTGGTAGAGCTGTAATAACGACCGATAATCCGGGATGTAAAGATGCCATTATTCATGGAGAGACAGGTTTATTGGTACCAAAAAAAGATTCTGAAGCTTTAGCAGATGCCATTATCAACCTTTTAGATGACGATGCTAAGAGAATTGAGATGGGTATGAAAGCCCGTGAATTTGCGAAAAGAGAGTTTGATATAAAAGAAGTAATCAATAAGCATATCGATATTTACCAGTCGTTCTAA
- a CDS encoding acyltransferase translates to MGSRYMVAISKLIYKLSFKIYNIRAWLIKHSFHSCGKGFKAWGIFSIKNPDKLTVGNYVSINDFVYINAKGGVSIGNDVALSVGCKIISTSLDYNNIGPNKIHIDKEIIIGNKVQIGAGAIILPGVTIGNNVVVGAGSVVTESIGNNTIVAGVPARKIRDLNNE, encoded by the coding sequence ATGGGTTCCAGATACATGGTTGCAATTTCCAAATTAATATATAAGTTATCTTTCAAAATATATAATATAAGAGCTTGGCTTATAAAACATAGCTTTCATAGTTGTGGAAAAGGTTTTAAAGCGTGGGGGATTTTTTCTATAAAAAATCCGGACAAGCTTACCGTAGGAAATTACGTTTCAATTAATGATTTTGTATATATTAATGCGAAAGGTGGAGTTAGTATTGGTAACGATGTTGCCTTGTCTGTAGGATGCAAAATTATATCTACCTCTTTAGATTATAACAACATTGGGCCTAATAAAATTCATATTGATAAAGAAATAATAATAGGTAATAAAGTACAAATAGGTGCTGGCGCAATTATATTACCTGGTGTAACGATTGGAAATAATGTTGTAGTTGGTGCTGGAAGTGTAGTGACTGAAAGTATAGGAAACAATACCATAGTGGCTGGAGTCCCTGCTAGAAAAATTAGGGATTTAAATAATGAATAA
- a CDS encoding polysaccharide biosynthesis protein, translated as MWKSINYILNAKRMHKRGITIAYDCVAIMFSLYISVALRLNSFTFQAGLQELCAFFMTLAITLYCFVRLGMYRAVLRYMTLPAIGYIFISVIVSALTFALSGFFFQAFIPRSVPFIYVGLATLTLGGPRILFRTIYYHYFKRRKPNVFIYGAGATGRELAYALIQGNDYHPVIMLDDDPHKIGQIIFGIKVHNSNEFSKLQSLYEPVKLLLAVNNVKIGERLRLVEKISHWPIEVQSVPCVEDIAAGRAKPTDVQDLDIADLLGRAPVDPDMNLLKKNIVNQSVMVTGAGGSIGSELCRQILIQRPSTLILFELNEYNLYAIDQEINTLKKNLKISTKIVSALGSVQNENRVLNLMKLHKVETVYHAAAYKHVPIVEDNVIEGMRNNVFGTLGCAQAAIKAGVKNFTLISTDKAVRPTNVMGATKRLAELVLQALADKNSQTTFTMVRFGNVLGSSGSVVPLFKKQIRLGGPVTVTHPDIIRYFMLIPEAAQLVIQAGAMGINGQVFVLDMGEPVKILDLAKRMIHLMGMQEYYDGKSDEGDIEIRFSGLRPGEKLYEELLIGENVEGTSHKKIMTACEEKLSWEQMNNLLIELDDCCHNFDVNCAIRILKDAPTGYTTNRV; from the coding sequence ATGTGGAAATCAATAAATTATATTCTTAATGCAAAACGTATGCATAAACGCGGAATTACAATTGCATACGATTGTGTTGCTATCATGTTCTCCCTTTATATATCTGTTGCATTAAGACTTAACTCCTTCACTTTCCAAGCAGGATTACAAGAGTTGTGCGCTTTTTTTATGACGCTAGCCATCACTCTTTACTGCTTCGTTCGCTTAGGTATGTATAGAGCTGTTCTGAGATATATGACATTACCCGCAATTGGATATATTTTTATATCGGTTATTGTATCTGCTTTAACTTTTGCACTCAGTGGCTTTTTTTTCCAAGCGTTCATTCCTCGCAGCGTGCCATTCATCTATGTCGGATTAGCGACACTCACTCTAGGTGGGCCACGTATTTTATTTAGAACAATTTACTACCACTACTTTAAAAGGCGTAAACCTAATGTTTTTATCTATGGCGCAGGTGCTACAGGTAGAGAATTAGCTTATGCTCTTATTCAAGGTAATGATTACCACCCTGTCATAATGTTAGACGATGACCCGCATAAAATCGGGCAAATAATATTTGGTATAAAAGTACATAACAGCAATGAATTCAGTAAATTACAGTCACTATATGAACCTGTAAAATTATTGTTAGCTGTCAATAATGTAAAGATAGGAGAGAGATTAAGACTGGTTGAAAAAATTTCTCATTGGCCCATTGAGGTTCAATCAGTTCCATGTGTTGAAGACATTGCAGCAGGAAGAGCTAAACCGACAGATGTACAAGATTTAGATATCGCTGACTTATTAGGTAGAGCACCAGTCGACCCTGATATGAATCTCCTCAAGAAGAATATTGTTAATCAGTCTGTTATGGTTACAGGAGCTGGTGGCTCCATTGGCTCTGAACTTTGTAGACAAATACTGATTCAAAGACCATCAACACTGATATTATTTGAATTAAATGAATACAATCTATATGCAATAGACCAAGAAATAAATACACTTAAGAAAAATCTTAAAATTTCGACAAAAATAGTATCTGCACTGGGATCTGTTCAAAATGAGAACAGGGTTCTCAATCTAATGAAATTACATAAAGTCGAAACCGTTTATCACGCAGCTGCTTACAAACATGTTCCAATTGTGGAAGACAATGTCATTGAAGGGATGCGAAATAATGTATTTGGCACTTTAGGTTGTGCTCAGGCAGCTATAAAAGCCGGAGTAAAAAACTTCACTTTAATATCTACCGATAAAGCAGTACGCCCAACCAATGTAATGGGCGCTACAAAACGCCTAGCAGAGCTTGTTCTTCAAGCGCTTGCGGATAAAAACAGCCAAACAACGTTCACCATGGTTAGATTTGGTAATGTTTTAGGCTCGTCGGGCTCCGTTGTTCCCTTATTCAAAAAACAAATACGCCTCGGCGGTCCTGTAACTGTAACCCACCCAGATATAATTCGTTATTTTATGCTTATACCTGAAGCCGCACAGTTAGTCATACAAGCAGGAGCAATGGGTATAAATGGTCAAGTGTTTGTATTAGATATGGGTGAACCAGTTAAGATTCTGGATTTAGCCAAAAGAATGATACACCTAATGGGCATGCAAGAATATTATGATGGAAAATCAGACGAAGGTGATATTGAAATCCGATTTTCTGGGCTTAGACCAGGTGAAAAATTATATGAAGAGCTACTGATTGGTGAGAATGTCGAAGGCACTAGTCATAAAAAAATCATGACTGCTTGTGAAGAAAAATTATCTTGGGAACAAATGAACAATCTACTAATTGAATTAGATGATTGTTGTCACAACTTTGATGTAAATTGCGCAATTCGAATTTTAAAAGATGCCCCAACTGGTTATACGACTAACAGGGTGTAG
- a CDS encoding glycosyltransferase family 10 domain-containing protein — protein MIKVCLVVSDYLKNNRIFDESGIHRDDIFDRFCVLKKKFKSLGFDLQTQDINTINESDIVLYASNMPQDLPERNKIDKSYIILSESEFIRPDNYDLENHKYFKRIFTWKDDIVDGEKYIKLNYAHKIPNSININNNKDKLLVLISANKKPPFSKNKDLYSERVSAIRWFEKNAANDFDLYGIGWDRFRFYGPRLIRVLNRAPFIGKLIYKIFKLGYPSYKGMVDNKKEVMEKYKFSICYENAKDIPGYITEKIFDSFFAGCVPVYFGADNIDKHIPKECFIDMRSFDNYEDLYHFLKNMPNERYEEYLNAIFNYIQSRSIYPFSSEGFSDTIIEIIKKDYNKNDNF, from the coding sequence ATGATTAAGGTTTGTTTAGTTGTTAGTGACTATTTAAAAAATAATAGAATATTTGATGAAAGTGGGATTCATCGTGATGATATATTTGACCGTTTTTGTGTATTAAAAAAGAAATTTAAATCTTTGGGTTTTGATTTACAAACTCAAGATATCAATACTATAAACGAATCTGATATAGTTTTGTACGCTAGTAATATGCCACAAGATTTACCTGAGAGAAATAAGATTGATAAGTCTTATATCATTTTGTCTGAGAGTGAGTTTATTCGTCCAGATAACTACGATTTAGAAAACCATAAATATTTTAAACGAATATTTACATGGAAAGATGATATTGTTGATGGTGAAAAATATATAAAGCTAAATTATGCACATAAGATACCAAATAGTATAAATATAAATAATAATAAAGATAAGTTGTTAGTATTAATTTCAGCAAACAAAAAGCCCCCATTCAGTAAAAATAAAGATCTATATTCTGAGAGAGTCTCTGCAATAAGATGGTTTGAGAAAAATGCAGCTAATGATTTTGATCTTTACGGGATAGGCTGGGATAGGTTTAGATTTTACGGACCAAGATTAATTAGAGTATTGAATAGAGCTCCTTTTATAGGTAAGTTGATTTATAAGATATTCAAACTAGGTTATCCTTCTTACAAGGGAATGGTGGATAATAAAAAAGAGGTGATGGAAAAATACAAGTTTTCAATATGTTATGAAAATGCGAAAGATATTCCTGGGTATATTACAGAAAAAATATTTGATAGTTTTTTTGCTGGGTGTGTACCAGTTTATTTTGGAGCTGATAATATTGATAAACATATACCAAAAGAATGCTTCATCGATATGAGGTCATTTGATAATTACGAAGATTTGTATCATTTTTTAAAAAACATGCCGAATGAAAGGTATGAAGAGTACTTGAATGCTATATTTAATTATATTCAAAGCCGTAGTATTTATCCATTTTCCAGTGAAGGTTTTTCAGACACTATTATTGAAATAATAAAAAAGGACTATAATAAAAATGATAATTTCTAG
- a CDS encoding lipopolysaccharide biosynthesis protein, protein MNKDVIILALGKVTQVAISLASIRIMTEWLSEKEISNYYLLISLVSLFGFVLYNSFGQYYARFLLEWKRRSVLKLITISFIWYRLYTVPLVLFISWAVFYLLNYENSFNFIQYSTCIVLSCISSSFGFLISSVNILSYRRDFVLYTIYQLILGLVLSILLCITLGYNGTYWLVGQYISQMIFIPKLYSIVCSDEHIKKEKSFLDIVNRRELFVFCAPVIFTLFLQWGSSNLYRFIVEFNYGPIVFSQIAVGLALANSVFRIMESLFNQYVNPIFYKRISNVKNEQRAEVWNDIAKKIIPLYIIMAMFLCGSSRFITQILVSNTYHDAYKYVIIGALIELFRVLNNLFYLVSQSEVKTGSTIYPYLISIIYIIISLTLFDYSNHIELVAVNVMIASALSSAFMYYMMKRISEIKINIVELSLAVLFSLPLIIPGFYDFHNLAIQVFSLIISVLYLIGLFLWFTKKRNYK, encoded by the coding sequence ATGAATAAAGATGTAATCATACTTGCTTTGGGAAAAGTAACACAAGTAGCTATATCTCTAGCTAGTATTAGGATTATGACTGAATGGCTTAGTGAAAAAGAGATTAGTAATTATTATTTGCTAATTAGTTTAGTGTCACTTTTTGGTTTTGTATTATATAATTCATTTGGTCAATATTATGCTCGTTTTTTATTAGAGTGGAAAAGAAGAAGTGTTTTAAAATTAATAACAATTTCATTTATATGGTATAGGCTATATACAGTTCCTTTGGTCTTATTTATATCATGGGCGGTTTTTTACCTTTTAAACTATGAGAATAGTTTTAATTTTATACAATATTCAACATGTATAGTTCTCAGCTGTATATCTAGTTCTTTTGGATTCCTTATTAGTAGTGTTAACATTCTTTCTTATAGAAGAGATTTTGTCTTATATACAATATATCAGCTAATATTAGGTCTTGTTCTATCAATATTATTATGCATTACATTGGGATACAACGGTACATATTGGCTAGTTGGACAGTATATATCGCAGATGATTTTTATCCCGAAGCTTTATAGCATTGTCTGTAGTGATGAACATATTAAAAAAGAAAAAAGTTTTTTAGACATTGTAAATAGAAGAGAATTATTTGTTTTCTGTGCTCCCGTGATATTTACACTTTTCTTACAATGGGGTAGTTCCAATCTATACAGATTTATTGTGGAATTTAACTATGGGCCTATCGTATTTTCACAAATTGCTGTTGGTTTGGCTTTAGCTAATTCAGTATTTAGAATAATGGAATCTTTATTTAATCAATATGTTAATCCTATTTTTTATAAAAGGATTTCAAATGTGAAAAATGAACAGAGAGCTGAAGTTTGGAATGACATAGCGAAAAAAATAATACCATTATATATTATAATGGCAATGTTTTTGTGTGGCAGTTCAAGATTTATAACGCAGATTTTAGTATCAAATACCTATCATGATGCATATAAATACGTAATTATTGGTGCATTAATAGAATTGTTTAGAGTCCTTAATAATTTGTTTTACTTAGTATCTCAGTCTGAAGTTAAAACAGGAAGTACGATATATCCATATTTAATTTCAATAATATATATCATTATTTCTTTAACACTGTTTGACTACTCTAATCATATAGAGCTGGTTGCAGTTAATGTTATGATTGCATCTGCATTATCAAGTGCTTTTATGTATTATATGATGAAAAGAATATCCGAAATTAAAATAAACATTGTTGAATTATCATTAGCAGTTTTGTTTTCCCTACCACTTATTATACCAGGGTTTTATGATTTTCATAATTTAGCTATTCAAGTTTTTTCTTTAATTATATCTGTATTATACTTGATTGGTTTATTTCTTTGGTTTACGAAAAAGAGAAACTATAAATGA